The following are encoded in a window of Cervus canadensis isolate Bull #8, Minnesota chromosome 11, ASM1932006v1, whole genome shotgun sequence genomic DNA:
- the TP53I11 gene encoding tumor protein p53-inducible protein 11, whose protein sequence is MAAKQPPPLMKKHSQTDLVSRLKTRKILGVGGEDDDGEVHRSKISQVLGNEIKFAVREPLGLRVWQFVSAVLFSGIAIMALAFPDQLYDAVFDGAQVTSKTPIRLYGGALLSISLIMWNALYTAEKVIIRWTLLTEACYFSVQFLVVTATLAETGLVSQGILLLLASRLLFVAISVYYYYQVGRKPKKV, encoded by the exons ATGGCAGCCAAGCAGCCCCCGCCTCTCATGAAGAAGCACAGCCAGACGGACCTCGTGAGCCGCCTGAAGACCCGCAAGATCCTCGGCGTGGGCGGGGAGGACGACGATGGGGAGGTCCACCGCTCCAAG ATCAGCCAGGTCTTAGGCAATGAGATCAAGTTTGCTGTTCGAGAGCCTTTGGGGCTCAG AGTCTGGCAGTTTGTCTCTGCTGTTCTCTTCTCCGGCATTGCCATAATG GCCCTTGCCTTTCCAGACCAGCTCTACGATGCGGTCTTCGACGGAGCGCAGGTGACCAGCAAGACCCCCATCCGCCTCTATGGCGGTGCCCTCCTCA gcATCTCCCTGATCATGTGGAATGCTCTTTACACGGCTGAGAAGGTCATCATCCGATGGACTCTGCTCACTGAAGCCTGCTATTTCTCGGTCCAGTTCCTGG TGGTCACGGCCACGCTAGCCGAGACGGGCCTCGTGTCTCAGGGgatcctgctgctgctggccaGCCGCCTCCTTTTTGTCGCCATCAGCGTTTACTACTATTACCAAGTCGGCCGAAAACCCAAGAAGGTGTAG